A section of the Chloroflexota bacterium genome encodes:
- a CDS encoding helix-turn-helix domain-containing protein, with the protein MTTIKLVTAAEAAKRLGVHPKTVSRLMRLQKLGAIKVANRWLIDEASFEQFAKTYVGKKGRPKGWSPKRKAER; encoded by the coding sequence ATGACGACGATCAAGCTAGTCACGGCTGCTGAGGCAGCAAAGAGACTGGGAGTACATCCTAAGACGGTAAGCCGGCTCATGCGCCTCCAAAAGCTAGGTGCCATCAAGGTGGCTAATCGCTGGCTTATCGACGAGGCAAGCTTTGAGCAGTTCGCTAAGACCTACGTCGGGAAAAAGGGCAGGCCCAAGGGCTGGAGCCCCAAGAGGAAGGCAGAAAGGTGA